The Mustela erminea isolate mMusErm1 chromosome 10, mMusErm1.Pri, whole genome shotgun sequence genomic sequence ACACGTTCTCCCACACAAACTGTCCGCACGGCCTCCTGTGCTTGTCCTCTGCTTACCCCTCCTCACCTCCTGATACTCACAGGCACAGGCTGGGCAGGGCAGCCTGTGGTGGGCGGCACTGACGACTCAGGGAGAGAGTGGCTGGTGTGGGTGGAGGGGGGCGCGGGGCACCCCGAGTCCCAGCTGGTTCGTCCGTCCGAGGAGAGGGAGCCTCGGCCGCCACCCATGACCTGGCCAGCGgcggcagggagcagggaggtgaGACGGAGAGCAGGACCCCCTCCCTAACCAGCCACGCCCTAGACCTACGCTTTAGCCCAGAACGTGAGGCGTGGGGGCAGCATCTCCTCCTGTGGACCCCTCACCTGTGTGGACCCCCACAGCCCCGGGAGGCCAGCCGGCGGGGCGCCTCCAGCCCGGGGCGAGACGGTCTGTAGACAGAGCAGCCAGTGGCTGTAGTCCTCATAGCTGGCACACAGCACACGAATGGTGTTGATGAGCGGGCCTGACACACAGACTCCGTGAGGGGTGCCGGCCTGCAGGGAGCCAGGCCCCTGCAAGGCCCCGGCGGGGAGCTGGGGCGCCCAGCaggctcctgccctccctcctgggCCAAGCCTCCGCCCACCTTCGATCAGGAAAGAGcggatctgcttctccttctcctccaggtTGACATGGATGGTACTGAGGGGCAGCTCCCCCTGCGGGGCAGTGACGGAAGGTGGGGCCGGAGCCTGGGGGGTGAACTCTGGGCCTCTGCCTGGGCCCCTACTTCTGTCTCACCCTGCAGAGCTGGCCTGGGCCCTCAGACGCTTAGGCAGAGGGCAGGACAGGGCTGAGCCGCATCCCTGAGGGAGGTCTGCACTCCCTGACTGGCGTGAGGGATCTCTGTGCGCCTGGACTCCGGGTGGGGCTTCACTGGCCCGCGGCAGGCACAGACAGATGCCTCTGGGGACTGGTTTCCTGGGTCACCTACTAAGACTGGGGGTACGTTGGGGGGGATCGTGGGGAAGACCCCTGCATTTTCCTCAGTGACCGAGGGCCGTGATCACCCCCAGAGCGGAAGCTAACTGTGGTGCACGTGACAGACACACCCCAGCCCCAGAGGACAGTcccacacacgcatgcacacacgcgcCCCCAGACCCCAGGAAAGTGGCCACTCAGAGGTACAGGCCCCCTCAGGCATGCTGGGGCCCAGCACAAGAGTGTCTCCCTGGAGTGGTTCTGCCCCATGCCGCCGGCCCCAGGCTGCTGGTGGCCAACGCTCCAGGGTGATAAGGGGTGCTCGGGCAGGGACGCCTCCGTGGCCACACCACCGCTGAGACCAGACTGACCAGGGCAGCAGGCCGGGTGGGTGGGGCCAGCACACTCTGTCCCAACAGGCCCCGAAATACAGGTTCCTCCTGAGCTgctgccctctcccacccccacacacagggTGTCTCCAGGGGCGCGTCCCCAGCCGGGAGGGACCCACCTTAAAGCAAAGCCCCTCTGCCTCTTCGGAGAAGATAGCCAGGGATGACGGGTACAGGACCAGGAGCCGGTCCTGTTGCTCCTGTGAGGAGGtcggagggcggggtgggggcgagaCCTGTGTGCGCGAGGCCCTGGCCCCACTGGCCTCCTGAGCCCTTCCCtcatctccacccccaccctccctcctcacccctccccatctgtgcctccccacctcctctcagCCACCGTGTCCTCCGTGTCCTCAGCCACGTGTCCCCGTGATCTCAGCCCACTCCCACCCCTCGGCCcccgcctcctcccacccctgcgcACCCCCCCACCACATACCTGCGAGGGCAGATGCTGCAGCTTGACCCTCGAGGCGCAGACGGCGCTGCCCGCCGTCCGATGTCCAGATGCTGCCCGGAGCCGGATCAGCCTGCGCTGCAGAGTCCAGGGCAGCTCACCCTCGGGGGGGCCCTGGTGAAGGGGGGTCAGGGGCAGCAGAAGGCGTGGGcgcagaggggagaggaaagcgTCCTGGGGGTCCCCAGCACTGACCTGCAGGGGCGCCGAGTGGCAGAGCTGTGGCCCTCGCACAAGGGCTATCTGCTTTTCCAGGTGGTACAGCCAGTGGCCCAGCTCGGCCTGGCTGGGGCAGAGCACATGAAGAGGAGCAGGCAGCGGGCCTGGGGGTAGAGGTGGGGAGTGGGCTGGGCCAGCAGCTCATAGGAAAGGCCTGATTCAAGGGTTCCCTGGGCACCACAGGGCCTGGGACAGGGGGAGCCTGTGGCACCATCCTGGACCACTGGCCTCCAGCAGGCTCTGGATGTCCCCTGCCCACTGTCCTGCAGCCCAGCTTGGCAAACACCCACTGGAGGAAAAGCCAGGACCCCCCCATGCACTCAGGGTCCCTCCAGGTTCGGAAGCTCAGCCAGAGCTCGAGATTGCTGAGCAGCCCCAGCTAGAGGCCCCTCCTGGGGGCCAGGTCCACTCATGCCCCCCACACACCTGTGATCTGGAAGGCATGCTCTCTGGACCCCTCAAGCGGGCAGACGCTCAGTTCCATCAGTGGCAACAGCCCCTGCCAGAGcacatggagggagggagggctcgGGGACCCCGGTGGACATGGGTACCCACCTCCCAAGAGGCTGCTCTCTCCCTCGACCCCTGGCCTTCCCCTTTGCCTACTTCCCCTCACCTGGAAGGTGAGTCCTTTGGAACCATGGGCCTGGAAGTAGAGGTAGGAGTGGAACAGTTCCAGATAGCAGTCGCTGATGTCCTGGGGAGAGCAGGGCTGCTGGTCTCAGGGGCTGGGAGACAGGCCCCAGGCTGGTACCCGAGCACCCCCCACTCGGCCCGGCCTGGCCCCACCTGGCTGTGTTGGAATCGTAGCTGGACCTTGGCGTAGTGCACAACCTTGCCTAGATCCCTCACAGGCACCCTCCGCCGCCCCTTCTTGAACACACTCAGGAACGGCTGCTCTAGGTTTTCGGGCTGGCTCTCCAGGCCCCGGAGGTCCTGTGGGGAGCAGAGCTCACGGGAGGGGGCCTGACCTGCGGCCAGCTGCCCCACCCATGCCCACGCCCGCGGGTACATGATGCCAAGGtgagcaacacacacacaccaccactcACAGGTACGGAAGCCCGACGCACGCTCACGGCCTCTTAGTATGGAACTAGGGGCAACAAACACGCGTGACATCACGTGGTCTGGTGGAGAGACCGTGAGGTCTGTGCTCTGTGGACATTCGACCCTGATTTCTGATATTTCCTAACCTGTGCACCTTCGTCTTGATTATTCGGCCTCCCCAGACTGGTCGTGTCTGAGGGAGCCGATGCGCAAACCGCCTCTGGGCCTCCAGGGTCGGCTCTCCGAGTGTTTACTACCTGGCTCGGGCGAGGGTTCTGCGCAAACACTCTCACCACGGCCACTGCAAGCAGCAGCATCAGTTAACAGGCAGCTGGGAAGAGATGCGTCCCACCAGCCCTTGCGCGTGTGTGCTGACGGCGGCCGCGCACTGCAGCGGGACGGGGACTTCAGCCACCGAGAAGGCCGAGGTCCCGGCGCTGGCGCACGGGTCCTCTTTGATCTGCCTCCTCCGTTTGTCTTCTTCTCCCACATCAGGCACAGGCTGACGCGAACACTCGCGAACCCCCCACCCATTAGGGCTTGGCTCAGATGTCCCTTCCCCATGAGGTCCCGTCTGGTAACCCCGCACTGTAGCCTTCCCCGACCCCGCTGCACACCTTTCTTCCTTTACTGTTCTCAACACCAGCCGCATCTGGGCTTACCAAGTCTTCCACCTGTCTTATCTTCTGGTTCTGTCATACGGATGGGAACACCAAGAGAAGAGGGTCTTTGTCTGTTTTGCCCACTGCTGTATCCCTAGAAGTAGGCCAGGCCCGAGATGTGCTGGGGGTTCCCTGCTTGTCTGCTGAGGGGAGGAGTGTCGGGGCACAAACACTTGGCCAGTCCTGCCACACAGAGAACCCTAACTGGGGGCTCCGTCATCCGATTGGAAGTCAGATAGAGATGGGCACTGACCTGACATCCTGGCTAGAAGGGCTGAAGTCTAGGGGCTCAGGGGTGAGTTGGGGAGGGGCCATGCTCTATTTGGGAGCTGGCAGAGGCTGCCTTGAGGGCTTTGAGCCCTGGCCAAGCTAAGCTGCCCCTTGGGCAAGCCCAGGAATGTGAGGCCTCCTTCCCTCTGGGTGGGGCCTCCTGtatccacacccagtgtggggaaCAACGCAGGGATGGGACCCATGAAAAATAGGCCACGAATAGGAAGGACCACGCAGCCGTCCCTGTGGCCCAGGCTCAGCCTTAGGGGCTAGGGAGGAGTCAGCTCAGAGCCTTGGGGGGTGCAGAACCCCCTACGGGGGAGGGCCTACGAGGtggctcctcccccagccccagctcccaggtTCAACaggcctgctcccctctcctgctATTATGGTTGCAAGAGAGGACCACCAGGGCCACCACATCTCACGGGATTCCACCAGGCACACATGATGCGTCCTGGGCTTGGACCGAGTCGAGGTGCGTGATGGAGTCACACAGAGGAGCTCTACCGCGGCCCGGCCGGACCCTGGACAGAATTGCCTGTCCACCTCCCGGAGGCAGCATGGTTTCTCAAGCCCGCACTTGCCTGCATGGGGCCCTGGGACCTCAGAGGGCAGGAAAGGGGACAAGCCTGGGCTTCCCAGCTTGATGGGGACAAGCTGGAAAGGTAGGCTCTGGAAGCACGCACCAGTTACTGGGCCTCAAAAGAACACTGTGAGGAGAAGAGTGCAGGGCTGGAGCTCTGACCCAGAGTGACAAACGTTCCTCCTTCTCTGGCCTGGGGTTAGATTTTGGGGTATCATTTCCCTTGCATTCTGGGGCTTTTGCACATAGCAGAGCCTCCTACCATACCCGAAGCTATCCAGGTTACGGTAAAGGGCTGGGTGCCTCTCCCCTCTCAGCTAACCCTTAGCTCCCCAGGAGCTGCGCAGGGTGAGGGGGGCAGTATTCAGCTCAGAGGTGGCCTAGCATGCAGGAGCCGTGtccttgctgtgtggccttggtaGGGGGTAGCACGGTGCGCTGCTAGGAATGAGGCAGGGGTGGGTGCCGAGACACCCCGGGAGAGACTGAAGCCTGAAGCAGGTGAGAGGCTGGCTCAGCAGACACCTGGAGCCCCTCACTCTCGCGGAGTGATGGCAGCCGCCCCGACACAACCCCACGCCCACGCAGCGAAGACATGCCGGTCTACCTGGAATGTGCCTGGACGCACTGTCCGGCCCCCAAGTTGGCGGGGGGCAGTGGGTGGACACCCCAGGTAAGGCTCTGGGTGGAGAGCCTGGTCACGGCGCCCCCTCCGGTGGAGCAGAGACTTGGGGAgggcccgcccccggcccgccccacTGACTCAGTGTCTCGGTTTCGCTCTCTGCTCAGGCTTTCCGCCAGGGGAGCTCCCCAGGGCGGGGCGGTGTCTCCTTCCTCACTTGGTTCTGGACTGACTCCCCCCAGGCTGACAGGGAAGACCCGGGGGCCCCGGAACGCTAGGACAGGTACACGCAGTCCCACAGAGACCACCACCGCCGCACCCTGTGAGCTGGGACGCGCCACCCGCCTGCTCACCGGCCCAGGGATGTAGTAGAAGATCTTGTCAGCGGTGGTGTCCAGGTCAGGACCCGCCTCGGTGCCGAGCAGGCCGGCCAGCTTCCTTGCACCATCCTCTCTGGGGACAAGGGAAGGGGGGCTCACAGCCTGGCCCCCGGGGCAGCCTGAGGGACCCCCTGTGATCTGGGGACCAAGGCTGTGCTCCACACCCCTCACCTATTTCCCTTCAGCGAGGGCTTTCTGGAGAAGGAGGCCCGGAGCCTCCTAGGGGCCTGAGGGACGCAGTGGTTGTTGCCCAtgggcggcggtggcggcgggaCCGAGTGGAGCAGGTCGACCGGGTCCCTCCGGACTGAGCCTCCTGTCCCGCCTCCCAGGCGGAGCTCTGGGAAGTCTTGCCCCTTGCCTAAGGGCCGGATGAGGGTGGAGCCTTTCTGGGAGGGACCCAGCCCTGACCTAGGCCCAAGGCTTTTAGTACTCTGACCTGGGTCCTCAACGCGGCAGGCCAGGCTGGAGTtggggggctggtggggaggagtCTTCTCCCCTGGCCCAGCCGGGAGCGCCCGTCTCGGCCTCCAGTCTGTATGGGAGGAGCTTCGGAAGCCTGGTTTGTGAATACTTGGTCTGCCCACACTCAGGCCGGGTTGCCTGCGGTTGGGGCTCTGTGAGCCCAGGGCTCCCTCTCCCCAATACCACCCCTCCTCATGGAGAGCACACATCATATTCCACCTAAAGGCCACATTCTGAGTCACTCTGACTGTAAGGGGGCGTGTGATTGTTCTCAGCTGCTGAAATAGGAgtttgtgactttgggcaaggggAAGCCAtgaccctcccccaacccctcccactCCAGCCCAAACCTCACCCCAGGCCCAAGTCCAAGAAGGA encodes the following:
- the PLEKHN1 gene encoding pleckstrin homology domain-containing family N member 1 isoform X4, which translates into the protein MMCALHEEGWYWGEGALGSQSPNRRQPGLSVGRPSIHKPGFRSSSHTDWRPRRALPAGPGEKTPPHQPPNSSLACRVEDPGQSTKSLGPRSGLGPSQKGSTLIRPLGKGQDFPELRLGGGTGGSVRRDPVDLLHSVPPPPPPMGNNHCVPQAPRRLRASFSRKPSLKGNREDGARKLAGLLGTEAGPDLDTTADKIFYYIPGPDLRGLESQPENLEQPFLSVFKKGRRRVPVRDLGKVVHYAKVQLRFQHSQDISDCYLELFHSYLYFQAHGSKGLTFQVRGSRQRGRPGVEGESSLLGGGYPCPPGSPSPPSLHVLWQGLLPLMELSVCPLEGSREHAFQITGPLPAPLHVLCPSQAELGHWLYHLEKQIALVRGPQLCHSAPLQGPPEGELPWTLQRRLIRLRAASGHRTAGSAVCASRVKLQHLPSQEQQDRLLVLYPSSLAIFSEEAEGLCFKGELPLSTIHVNLEEKEKQIRSFLIEGPLINTIRVLCASYEDYSHWLLCLQTVSPRAGGAPPAGLPGLWGSTQVMGGGRGSLSSDGRTSWDSGCPAPPSTHTSHSLPESSVPPTTGCPAQPVPVSIRRSLVPAGPGRPWPHQHPQAEGRAETEQQQSVTQE
- the PLEKHN1 gene encoding pleckstrin homology domain-containing family N member 1 isoform X1, giving the protein MMCALHEEGWYWGEGALGSQSPNRRQPGLSVGRPSIHKPGFRSSSHTDWRPRRALPAGPGEKTPPHQPPNSSLACRVEDPGQSTKSLGPRSGLGPSQKGSTLIRPLGKGQDFPELRLGGGTGGSVRRDPVDLLHSVPPPPPPMGNNHCVPQAPRRLRASFSRKPSLKGNREDGARKLAGLLGTEAGPDLDTTADKIFYYIPGPDLRGLESQPENLEQPFLSVFKKGRRRVPVRDLGKVVHYAKVQLRFQHSQDISDCYLELFHSYLYFQAHGSKGLTFQGLLPLMELSVCPLEGSREHAFQITGPLPAPLHVLCPSQAELGHWLYHLEKQIALVRGPQLCHSAPLQGPPEGELPWTLQRRLIRLRAASGHRTAGSAVCASRVKLQHLPSQEQQDRLLVLYPSSLAIFSEEAEGLCFKGELPLSTIHVNLEEKEKQIRSFLIEGPLINTIRVLCASYEDYSHWLLCLQTVSPRAGGAPPAGLPGLWGSTQVMGGGRGSLSSDGRTSWDSGCPAPPSTHTSHSLPESSVPPTTGCPAQPVPDQADPGRTSTRRQRAELRRSSSSRSPRSEARTEEPSLATSLYLDLTKLSRQSLEDNPEAPDHSLKTPHSPLYADPYTPPATSYHKITDVQGLDEFLSAAQSSLGPESSSPFPSVPVSVPVSGPSSGLSGPHLLSKRGALQPRASQRHRGGSVKGQGPLPPDSPQHAAPVQEVSPDPLPPPSGGHPPKSYGNFGDNASSPSHKRWPRGGPEPGGGLVQWI
- the PLEKHN1 gene encoding pleckstrin homology domain-containing family N member 1 isoform X2; this encodes MMCALHEEGWYWGEGALGSQSPNRRQPGLSVGRPSIHKPGFRSSSHTDWRPRRALPAGPGEKTPPHQPPNSSLACRVEDPGQSTKSLGPRSGLGPSQKGSTLIRPLGKGQDFPELRLGGGTGGSVRRDPVDLLHSVPPPPPPMGNNHCVPQAPRRLRASFSRKPSLKGNREDGARKLAGLLGTEAGPDLDTTADKIFYYIPGPDLRGLESQPENLEQPFLSVFKKGRRRVPVRDLGKVVHYAKVQLRFQHSQDISDCYLELFHSYLYFQAHGSKGLTFQVRGSRQRGRPGVEGESSLLGGGYPCPPGSPSPPSLHVLWQGLLPLMELSVCPLEGSREHAFQITGPLPAPLHVLCPSQAELGHWLYHLEKQIALVRGPQLCHSAPLQGPPEGELPWTLQRRLIRLRAASGHRTAGSAVCASRVKLQHLPSQEQQDRLLVLYPSSLAIFSEEAEGLCFKGELPLSTIHVNLEEKEKQIRSFLIEGPLINTIRVLCASYEDYSHWLLCLQTVSPRAGGAPPAGLPGLWGSTQVMGGGRGSLSSDGRTSWDSGCPAPPSTHTSHSLPESSVPPTTGCPAQPVPDQADPGRTSTRRQRAELRRSSSSRSPRSEARTEEPSLATSLYLDLTKLSRQSLEDNPEAPDHSLKTPHSPLYADPYTPPATSYHKITDVQGLDEFLSAAQSSLGPESSSPFPSVPVSVPVSGPSSGLSGPHLLSKRGALQPRASQRHRGGSVKGQGPLPPDSPQHAAPVQEVSPDPLPPPSGGHPPKSYGNFGDNASSPSHKRWPRGGPEPGGGLVQWI
- the PLEKHN1 gene encoding pleckstrin homology domain-containing family N member 1 isoform X3, which encodes MSRVFVAPSSILRGRERASGFRTCEWWCVCVAHLGIMYPRAWAWVGQLAAGQAPSRELCSPQDLRGLESQPENLEQPFLSVFKKGRRRVPVRDLGKVVHYAKVQLRFQHSQDISDCYLELFHSYLYFQAHGSKGLTFQVRGSRQRGRPGVEGESSLLGGGYPCPPGSPSPPSLHVLWQGLLPLMELSVCPLEGSREHAFQITGPLPAPLHVLCPSQAELGHWLYHLEKQIALVRGPQLCHSAPLQGPPEGELPWTLQRRLIRLRAASGHRTAGSAVCASRVKLQHLPSQEQQDRLLVLYPSSLAIFSEEAEGLCFKGELPLSTIHVNLEEKEKQIRSFLIEGPLINTIRVLCASYEDYSHWLLCLQTVSPRAGGAPPAGLPGLWGSTQVMGGGRGSLSSDGRTSWDSGCPAPPSTHTSHSLPESSVPPTTGCPAQPVPDQADPGRTSTRRQRAELRRSSSSRSPRSEARTEEPSLATSLYLDLTKLSRQSLEDNPEAPDHSLKTPHSPLYADPYTPPATSYHKITDVQGLDEFLSAAQSSLGPESSSPFPSVPVSVPVSGPSSGLSGPHLLSKRGALQPRASQRHRGGSVKGQGPLPPDSPQHAAPVQEVSPDPLPPPSGGHPPKSYGNFGDNASSPSHKRWPRGGPEPGGGLVQWI